One genomic region from Jiangella sp. DSM 45060 encodes:
- a CDS encoding serine protease produces MRRPVIRSLLAGAALVVSGIAATPALAGTDVTTATADGIRASEVVHQELATTRAQQRAAQAYWTPERMRAAIPADVIVTGDASTASPKKRDFAPAAVPENPRSQLGKVFFTIGGTDYVCSGTATTSSNGDVVTTAGHCLHEGGGGAFASQFTFVPAYDNGSAPYGQWSASDLFTSSGWANSGDFNVDVGFAVMNENSSGQSLTSVVGSHPIAFNLARGLSYTSYGYPAAAPFNGQRLYSCSGTARNDPSGLQTQGITCDMTGGSSGGGWLTSNRLNSVNSYKYNNDPNTMYGPFFGSTAQSVYNAAAAA; encoded by the coding sequence ATGAGGAGACCCGTCATTCGATCTCTCCTGGCCGGTGCCGCACTCGTGGTGTCCGGCATCGCTGCCACTCCGGCGCTGGCCGGAACGGATGTCACGACGGCCACCGCCGACGGCATCCGGGCGTCCGAGGTCGTGCACCAGGAACTGGCGACGACACGGGCACAGCAGCGCGCGGCGCAGGCCTACTGGACGCCCGAGCGCATGCGGGCGGCCATCCCGGCCGACGTCATCGTCACCGGCGACGCGAGCACCGCGTCGCCGAAGAAGCGCGACTTCGCGCCGGCCGCCGTGCCGGAGAACCCGCGCTCGCAACTCGGCAAGGTCTTCTTCACCATCGGCGGCACCGACTACGTCTGCTCCGGCACCGCCACCACCAGCTCCAACGGCGACGTCGTGACGACGGCCGGGCACTGCCTGCACGAGGGCGGCGGCGGCGCGTTCGCGTCGCAGTTCACCTTCGTGCCCGCGTACGACAACGGCTCGGCGCCGTACGGCCAGTGGTCGGCGTCGGACCTGTTCACGTCCAGCGGCTGGGCCAACAGCGGCGACTTCAACGTCGACGTCGGCTTCGCGGTGATGAACGAGAACTCGTCCGGCCAGAGCCTCACCAGCGTGGTCGGCTCCCACCCGATCGCCTTCAACCTGGCCCGCGGCCTGAGCTACACGTCCTACGGCTACCCGGCGGCCGCCCCGTTCAACGGGCAGCGGCTGTACTCGTGCAGCGGCACCGCCCGCAACGACCCGTCCGGCCTGCAGACGCAGGGCATCACCTGTGACATGACGGGCGGCTCGTCCGGCGGCGGGTGGCTCACGAGCAACCGGCTGAACTCGGTCAACAGCTACAAGTACAACAACGACCCGAACACGATGTACGGGCCGTTCTTCGGCAGCACGGCGCAGTCCGTCTACAACGCGGCGGCCGCGGCCTGA
- a CDS encoding TetR/AcrR family transcriptional regulator, whose protein sequence is MRRSSEETKAIILAAARERFAADGYERATIRAIAADARIDPSMVMRYYGSKEKLFAAAAHFDLDLPDLAAAPRAEVGRRLVAHFLDRWEDDEGLMVLLRSGVTNPDAAERMREIFGAQLLPMVRRFSADADADEAGRRAGLAASQVLGLALCRYLLAFAPVAAMSRDELVDHVGPTLQRYLTGAS, encoded by the coding sequence GTGAGACGCAGTTCCGAGGAGACCAAGGCGATCATCCTGGCCGCGGCCCGCGAGCGGTTCGCGGCCGACGGCTACGAGCGGGCCACCATCCGGGCCATCGCCGCCGACGCGCGCATCGACCCGTCGATGGTCATGCGCTACTACGGCTCCAAGGAGAAGCTGTTCGCGGCCGCCGCGCACTTCGATCTCGACCTGCCCGACCTCGCGGCCGCTCCGCGCGCCGAGGTGGGCCGGCGGCTGGTCGCGCACTTCCTCGACCGGTGGGAGGACGACGAAGGCCTCATGGTCCTGCTGCGCTCCGGCGTCACCAACCCCGACGCGGCCGAGCGCATGCGCGAGATCTTCGGTGCGCAGCTGCTGCCCATGGTGCGCCGGTTCAGCGCCGACGCCGACGCCGACGAGGCCGGACGGCGGGCCGGGCTCGCCGCCAGCCAGGTGCTGGGGCTCGCGCTGTGCCGCTACCTGCTGGCGTTCGCGCCGGTCGCCGCGATGAGCCGGGACGAGCTGGTCGACCACGTCGGCCCCACGCTGCAGCGCTACCTCACCGGCGCCTCGTAG
- a CDS encoding YciI family protein produces the protein MLLIYNSAAAFEAMTEDEKSAVFGQVDVIMKELRESGEWVAGEGLADAARAKTVRVRDGAAVVTDGPYLEAKEQFAGYLTVDVASEERAVEIAAQWPDACRWGMEVRQVIGGG, from the coding sequence ATGCTGCTCATCTACAACAGCGCCGCCGCGTTCGAGGCGATGACCGAGGACGAGAAGTCGGCCGTCTTCGGGCAGGTCGACGTCATCATGAAGGAGCTGCGCGAGTCCGGCGAGTGGGTCGCCGGCGAAGGGCTGGCTGACGCGGCGCGGGCCAAGACGGTGCGCGTGCGCGACGGCGCGGCCGTCGTCACCGACGGCCCGTACCTGGAGGCCAAGGAGCAGTTCGCCGGCTACCTCACCGTCGACGTCGCGTCGGAGGAGCGGGCCGTCGAGATCGCCGCCCAGTGGCCCGACGCCTGCCGCTGGGGCATGGAGGTCCGGCAGGTCATCGGCGGAGGCTGA
- a CDS encoding VOC family protein, with the protein MFEKTKAFSGFSVDDIPAAKRFYAETLGLEVSEANGMLTLHIAGGNGVLVYPKGDAHTPASFTILNFPVDDIDAAVGELTRRGVEFLRYPDMEPDATGVHRNAGPPIAWFTDPAGNVLSVLQE; encoded by the coding sequence ATGTTCGAGAAGACCAAGGCCTTCAGCGGCTTCTCGGTCGACGACATCCCGGCGGCGAAGCGGTTCTACGCCGAGACGCTCGGCCTGGAGGTCAGCGAGGCCAACGGCATGCTCACACTGCACATCGCCGGCGGCAACGGCGTGCTCGTGTACCCCAAGGGCGACGCGCACACCCCGGCGTCGTTCACCATCCTCAACTTCCCGGTCGACGACATCGACGCCGCCGTCGGCGAGCTCACCCGCCGAGGCGTCGAGTTCCTGCGCTATCCCGACATGGAACCCGACGCGACGGGCGTCCACCGCAATGCCGGCCCGCCCATCGCGTGGTTCACCGACCCCGCGGGCAACGTGCTGTCGGTGCTGCAGGAGTGA
- a CDS encoding DUF5134 domain-containing protein: MSPIEMARVVAVVVFLAVAVYSAARFAWSVTRRGPRTGLLAADVPDLSHALMGVAMALMVSPAGAAVPPALGIAAFTVLAAWFGARLRHDGLLSRGALPAAALGAAPCPGSAGSSVPVSRLTDLGHRDHRDGHEGGHSGYHLHHLVGCAAMVVMYLTGHGALAAHAVAAAATTEAGTGAAPAAVALDVHGAHAGLPALAALCWMFGLYFLVAATSLGFRVGERTPPEPPPGRPPRPTTARVLTSQAGACATEVALSAGMAVLFFSAL; this comes from the coding sequence ATGTCCCCGATCGAAATGGCCCGCGTCGTGGCGGTCGTCGTGTTCCTGGCCGTGGCCGTGTATTCCGCCGCTCGATTCGCTTGGTCGGTGACACGACGAGGCCCGCGCACCGGTCTCCTCGCGGCCGACGTGCCCGACCTCTCGCACGCGCTCATGGGCGTCGCGATGGCACTGATGGTGAGTCCGGCCGGCGCGGCGGTGCCGCCGGCCCTCGGCATCGCCGCCTTCACCGTGCTCGCCGCCTGGTTCGGCGCCCGGTTGCGTCACGACGGGCTGCTGAGCCGGGGCGCCCTGCCCGCGGCCGCGCTCGGCGCTGCGCCGTGCCCCGGCTCGGCCGGCAGCTCGGTCCCGGTCAGCCGTCTCACCGATCTCGGCCACCGAGACCACCGCGACGGTCACGAGGGCGGCCACAGCGGCTATCACCTGCACCATCTCGTCGGCTGCGCGGCGATGGTCGTCATGTACCTGACCGGCCACGGCGCGCTCGCCGCCCACGCCGTCGCCGCTGCCGCCACCACCGAGGCCGGCACCGGCGCCGCCCCGGCCGCCGTCGCACTGGACGTGCACGGGGCGCATGCCGGGCTGCCCGCACTGGCCGCGCTGTGCTGGATGTTCGGCCTGTACTTCCTGGTCGCCGCCACGTCGCTGGGGTTCCGGGTCGGCGAGCGCACACCGCCCGAACCGCCGCCCGGGCGGCCGCCCCGCCCCACGACGGCGCGGGTGCTGACGTCGCAGGCGGGGGCGTGCGCGACCGAGGTGGCCCTGAGCGCCGGCATGGCGGTGCTCTTCTTCAGCGCGCTGTGA